Proteins from a single region of Chryseomicrobium sp. FSL W7-1435:
- a CDS encoding DNA topology modulation protein — MKKIALIGSSGAGKSTLSRELTAMLSIPVYHLDQLNWREGCEEVSREEQIRLQDEIFEKEEWIIDGNYGGTLSKRVEEADTILFFDFPRMLCMTRAAKRVLKYRNTVRPDMAEGCPERFDYEFFKYIWNFPEQKTPHIVKRLRELPSDKRVVHFNKPSDVERFLSTLRKKQAQIK, encoded by the coding sequence ATGAAAAAAATAGCACTCATTGGCTCCAGCGGCGCAGGAAAGTCTACTCTGTCACGTGAGCTTACAGCGATGCTTTCCATCCCGGTTTATCATCTAGATCAATTAAATTGGCGGGAGGGTTGCGAAGAAGTATCACGAGAAGAACAAATACGGCTTCAAGATGAAATTTTTGAGAAGGAAGAGTGGATCATCGACGGCAATTATGGTGGGACTCTTTCTAAACGTGTCGAAGAAGCAGACACGATCCTATTCTTTGATTTTCCAAGGATGCTTTGCATGACACGAGCAGCAAAACGAGTTCTAAAGTATCGGAACACAGTGCGTCCGGATATGGCGGAAGGATGCCCGGAACGTTTTGATTACGAATTTTTCAAATACATTTGGAATTTTCCAGAGCAAAAAACACCGCATATTGTGAAGCGTTTGCGTGAACTTCCGTCTGATAAGCGTGTCGTGCATTTTAATAAGCCAAGTGATGTAGAACGATTTTTGTCCACACTTCGAAAAAAACAAGCACAGATAAAGTAA
- a CDS encoding sigma-70 family RNA polymerase sigma factor: MEQHIINQLKNHKEQGISLVLDQYGGLLKHIVNKYIAGHPEEIEECVADIVIAAWYHIDEFDPERNSLKNWLAVIAKFKAIDRLRKLQRSGQQDELSDQVPATAAQTINWQEVLENLSPQEQRIFKRYYFEGSSAREIASEYEVKESWIHNKLSRSRKKLRTYFQQEEGS; the protein is encoded by the coding sequence ATGGAACAGCACATTATTAATCAACTCAAAAATCATAAAGAACAAGGCATCTCACTCGTCCTTGATCAATACGGCGGTTTACTCAAGCACATTGTGAATAAGTACATTGCTGGGCATCCGGAAGAAATCGAAGAATGCGTAGCCGATATCGTTATCGCGGCTTGGTACCACATCGATGAGTTTGACCCGGAACGCAACTCTTTGAAGAACTGGCTAGCTGTCATTGCCAAATTCAAAGCCATCGACCGTCTTCGGAAGTTACAAAGAAGTGGTCAACAAGACGAGTTATCTGACCAAGTTCCAGCAACTGCAGCGCAGACAATCAATTGGCAAGAAGTTCTTGAAAACCTGTCTCCCCAGGAACAGCGCATTTTTAAACGGTATTATTTTGAAGGATCGTCTGCCCGGGAAATTGCATCGGAATACGAAGTGAAAGAATCGTGGATTCACAATAAGCTTTCACGGAGCCGAAAAAAGTTGCGCACATATTTTCAACAGGAAGAGGGATCCTAA
- a CDS encoding DUF4179 domain-containing protein has product MSLYSDFNDIDAEITTHDNKSLTKLEKKRIKKRIQKKLSPAKRRVGFIAASVAAIALSAIVVTSPTIANMPLVAGLLEDWKPGENQDFTEYKNPIGITATTENGELTLNEVIVDYDKILISSTFVKPDDFSYSHRYQMLPDIYMNGEKLEVTNTAAQSIEQNSSMYTVYIEVGLAAPLDSAELDLEIVYARMLTPDESDPIDGVRLSEPWKFDVNANQLAVQENTVVSTPSITVPALDGGSFVVDKVIRTPISTTIYFSESTVGSELNIQLVDAEGNAYSWDNAYIEDDKTGMFSFSGVSFVDKELFIQAREYYPDNKLGELVAIPE; this is encoded by the coding sequence ATGAGCCTTTATAGCGACTTTAATGACATCGACGCAGAAATTACAACTCATGACAATAAATCCTTAACGAAATTAGAGAAAAAACGCATCAAAAAACGTATTCAAAAAAAGTTATCCCCAGCAAAACGACGTGTTGGTTTTATTGCTGCTTCAGTTGCAGCTATTGCTTTGAGCGCAATTGTTGTAACGAGCCCAACCATTGCTAACATGCCTTTAGTGGCGGGTCTTTTAGAAGATTGGAAGCCTGGCGAAAACCAAGATTTCACAGAGTACAAAAATCCAATTGGCATCACAGCCACTACTGAAAATGGTGAGTTAACTTTGAACGAAGTGATTGTGGACTACGATAAAATTCTTATCAGCTCCACTTTTGTAAAACCCGACGACTTTAGTTATTCACATAGATATCAGATGTTACCCGATATATATATGAATGGGGAAAAGCTCGAAGTGACGAACACAGCTGCCCAATCCATCGAGCAAAACTCTTCAATGTACACTGTTTACATTGAAGTGGGACTTGCTGCTCCGCTTGATTCTGCTGAACTAGATTTAGAAATCGTTTATGCACGCATGTTAACACCAGATGAATCAGATCCAATTGATGGCGTGCGATTATCAGAACCTTGGAAGTTTGACGTGAATGCGAATCAACTCGCTGTCCAGGAAAACACTGTTGTTAGCACACCCTCTATCACAGTTCCCGCGCTTGATGGAGGAAGCTTTGTGGTCGATAAGGTCATTCGTACACCAATTTCGACTACTATTTACTTTAGTGAATCGACCGTAGGGAGCGAATTAAATATTCAGTTGGTTGATGCTGAGGGAAATGCTTATTCATGGGACAATGCCTACATTGAAGATGATAAAACTGGTATGTTCTCCTTCTCTGGTGTTTCATTCGTGGATAAAGAGTTATTCATTCAAGCACGTGAATACTATCCAGACAATAAACTCGGGGAGTTGGTAGCGATTCCTGAGTAA